A genome region from Lujinxingia vulgaris includes the following:
- a CDS encoding choice-of-anchor Q domain-containing protein — MNLTRLCFILSLSASLTIGCGGDADDTDQPDTTIEENDAGSDADIEPDADTDVDPDADTDIEPDADTDLIDESGTLILTLDGLPEDAEWPDIELVGDTTLTVPESGQLTEIPAGDYELIAERVLRGLSTFETPTQSITIEADETLEATLSYELIPAAWEVIIAGLPASVDADIALEGPDFNDSLEGSTTYDALTPGAYLLTPRDVTDGGATYSAGIRTAALASGTNDPTTITYTLSPAELDVVITGLPAGQSAQVSITGPAGYANTINDSTLLNGLVPGEYTVEGAEVDLGDQIFKAAPITLTLDSNATETATLSYEVVAGELVIVAEDLPAGADVAATLIGPAPSTDEVAISETTTELAPGDYTLNFGEVQTGGARFEPTPTTLPITIASRQQSEANVSYAAAGGTAAIIYDLIGSGSITVRLGEGTIATERTLSGQGTAQIPMPEGAYTLSVISNDLGTDAFGNPYPLLGDSQGIVVVDGMTTTVELSAFEPTLVISSGDNGAEPGTLREVISRVNDGSVITFDPSITLIHPGTSFVINRELSIEGPGADQLTLSANRSDRIFTVLDSGSLHLEGLTLADTAIAGDGGAVHATGEFSAIDVDFVDNNAGGHGGAVYIDTGEPLAVLRRVRFISNASDGDGGAIYTRIPLIVEDALFESNSSEGFGGAIFAHAGSTGGNMVITRALFDGNFAGNSGGGVFSRRGAFVGNTTFSENTCFSSPGGAWMQYDGEANFVHTTFDDNFAIYGEAIASYCDNATPVYLKNSVVHGDSSQSFHCQESDRPVASLGYNYIQVDSPHFQAQSSTDEVGTEATPLPVRLSPLADNGGFTSTMAVAPGVTNDVWMRLPASACVDDAGLAITDDQRGEPRPNAGYCSIGAWENTAR; from the coding sequence ATGAACCTGACACGACTTTGCTTCATCCTCTCGCTGAGCGCCTCGCTCACCATCGGGTGCGGCGGCGACGCTGACGATACCGACCAACCCGACACGACCATCGAGGAAAACGACGCCGGCAGTGACGCCGACATCGAGCCCGACGCCGATACAGACGTCGACCCCGACGCCGATACGGACATCGAACCCGACGCCGACACCGATTTGATTGACGAGAGCGGCACGCTCATCCTCACCCTCGACGGCCTGCCCGAAGATGCCGAGTGGCCCGACATCGAACTTGTGGGCGACACCACGCTGACGGTCCCCGAGAGCGGCCAGCTCACCGAGATCCCCGCCGGCGACTACGAGCTTATCGCCGAGCGCGTCCTGCGCGGCCTCTCCACCTTTGAGACGCCCACACAATCCATCACCATCGAGGCCGATGAGACCCTGGAGGCCACCCTGAGCTACGAGCTCATCCCGGCCGCCTGGGAGGTGATCATCGCCGGACTTCCCGCGAGCGTCGACGCCGACATCGCGCTGGAAGGCCCCGACTTCAACGACAGCCTGGAAGGCTCAACCACATACGACGCGCTCACCCCCGGCGCCTACCTGCTCACCCCGCGTGACGTCACTGACGGCGGCGCCACCTACAGCGCTGGCATCCGCACCGCCGCGCTGGCCAGCGGCACCAACGACCCCACCACCATCACCTACACCCTCTCCCCGGCTGAGCTTGACGTGGTCATCACCGGCCTTCCCGCCGGCCAGAGCGCGCAGGTGAGCATCACCGGCCCGGCTGGCTACGCAAACACCATCAACGACAGCACCCTCCTCAACGGTCTGGTCCCGGGCGAATACACCGTCGAAGGCGCCGAGGTTGACCTGGGGGACCAGATCTTCAAGGCGGCCCCCATCACCCTCACGCTGGATAGCAACGCCACTGAGACCGCCACGCTGAGCTACGAAGTGGTCGCCGGCGAATTGGTCATCGTCGCCGAGGACCTTCCGGCGGGCGCAGACGTCGCCGCGACGCTCATCGGACCCGCTCCCTCCACCGACGAAGTGGCCATCAGCGAGACCACCACCGAGCTCGCCCCGGGCGACTACACCCTGAACTTCGGGGAGGTGCAGACCGGCGGCGCACGCTTCGAGCCGACGCCGACCACGCTCCCCATCACCATCGCCAGCCGTCAGCAGAGCGAAGCCAACGTCTCCTACGCCGCGGCCGGGGGCACCGCCGCGATCATCTACGACCTGATCGGCAGCGGCAGCATCACCGTGCGTCTTGGCGAGGGCACCATCGCCACCGAGCGCACCTTAAGCGGCCAGGGCACCGCGCAGATCCCGATGCCCGAGGGCGCCTACACCCTCTCGGTCATCTCCAACGACCTGGGCACCGACGCCTTCGGCAACCCCTACCCTTTGCTCGGCGACAGCCAGGGCATCGTCGTAGTCGATGGCATGACGACCACGGTGGAGCTCAGCGCCTTTGAACCCACGCTCGTCATCAGCTCCGGCGATAACGGGGCGGAGCCCGGCACGCTGCGCGAGGTGATCAGCCGCGTCAACGACGGCAGCGTCATCACCTTTGACCCGAGCATCACGCTTATTCATCCCGGCACCTCATTCGTCATCAACAGGGAGCTCAGCATTGAGGGCCCGGGCGCCGACCAGCTCACCCTGAGCGCGAATCGCTCCGACCGCATCTTCACCGTGCTCGACAGCGGGTCACTGCACCTCGAAGGCCTCACCCTCGCCGACACCGCCATCGCCGGTGACGGCGGCGCGGTACACGCCACTGGCGAGTTCAGCGCGATCGACGTCGACTTCGTCGACAACAACGCCGGCGGCCACGGCGGCGCCGTCTATATTGACACTGGCGAGCCTCTGGCCGTGTTGCGACGGGTCCGCTTTATCTCCAACGCGTCCGATGGCGATGGCGGCGCGATCTACACCCGCATTCCACTGATCGTAGAAGATGCCCTCTTCGAGTCGAACTCCTCGGAAGGCTTCGGCGGCGCGATCTTCGCCCACGCCGGCAGCACTGGCGGCAACATGGTGATCACCCGCGCGCTCTTCGACGGAAATTTCGCCGGCAACAGTGGCGGCGGCGTTTTCAGCCGGCGCGGCGCCTTTGTCGGCAACACCACCTTCTCTGAGAACACGTGCTTCTCCAGCCCGGGCGGCGCCTGGATGCAGTACGACGGTGAAGCCAACTTCGTGCACACCACCTTCGACGACAACTTCGCGATTTACGGCGAAGCCATCGCCTCCTACTGCGACAATGCCACCCCGGTGTACCTGAAAAACTCGGTGGTTCACGGCGATAGCTCCCAGTCCTTCCATTGCCAGGAGAGCGACCGCCCGGTCGCGTCGCTGGGCTACAACTACATTCAAGTCGACTCACCACACTTCCAGGCGCAGAGCTCCACCGACGAGGTCGGCACCGAAGCCACCCCGCTGCCCGTGCGTTTGAGCCCGCTGGCCGACAACGGCGGCTTCACCTCCACGATGGCCGTAGCGCCGGGCGTCACCAACGACGTCTGGATGCGCCTGCCAGCCTCGGCCTGCGTCGATGATGCGGGCCTGGCGATCACCGACGACCAGCGTGGCGAGCCTCGCCCCAACGCGGGCTACTGCTCGATCGGGGCGTGGGAGAACACCGCGCGTTGA